The sequence TGATCATCAATCACGATATGATACTCCATGCAGAATTTGCGGATAAAAAAAGCCTGTACACATTTGTCTTACATAAGGAATGCATTAACGGAGCCATCGAGACTGCAAAGAGGGTGAATATCGCGACCGGAAACGACACAGAGATCCGAGTATTAGCTAAAATGAATATTCGGGACTTTCTGGAGTCGAGAGAGGCAAGTTCTCAGTTCGAAAAACTGGAGTATTCTTCTCTTTTTAAGTATCTTCCTTTCATAACCCGCTTCTTCCGATCCATTTTCGGGAATGTAATGGTGCATCGATTCGAGGCGGAGGAGATCCGAGCTCGTCTTGCCGCCGAGCAGAACAAAAAAGTCTTAGAAGCTAAGACCAAAGCGGCCCAAGAAGAGAAGGTGCGTCTGGCAGAAAGAAGAATTAAAGATAAGGAAGCGGCAGAAGCGACTGCAAAGGCAAGAGCAGTGGCGGCGATGGCGGCTTCCAGTTCGGAAAATTCCCCTTCTCGTAGCGCTGCAAGTCCCGAGCAGGATGCAGAAACCAAGCAAATGCTCACATCGGTCCTGGACATTTTGGATCATGCCTGGAATGGAGGAGAGTATCCTGATCGGAACTATCTAGTACAGGCATTAGGTGGATCCCAAGACGAAAATACGGTCATTAACTTTCTGAAAAAGAATGCAAAAAAGGAAATCCATTCCTTTATGGTAAGAAATCAGGAAGAGCAGTATTCTTTTCCGGTGCTTGTGACGAGAAGGTTCTTGAAGAAGAACGGTAGAGGCTTATTGGATAAAGCCAAGAAGATCGTAGACGAGCAAAAGAATGCGGGAATGCCGGAGCAGGAAAAGTTCGATTTTTATATATCTTTGGAAGATTTCCTGAACAGAACCCTTCCTAAGATCTGACTCCGTCTTTTTATTATAGAAAACTTATATAGATCACCCCAAATGAAGAATGAATTAGTCAATTATAGAAAAACAAAGATCATTTGTACGATCGGCCCAGCGACCGCAGACAAGAAAATGATCCAAGCCTTGGCCGAATCAGGGATGAATATTGCCCGACTGAACATGTCTCATGGAAATCATGATTTTCATAGATCTGTGATCCGCTCCATTAAAGCACTGAACAAGGATGTCTTAAAGCATCCGATCGCAATTCTTCTGGATACCCAAGGGCCTGAGATCCGTACAGGAGATCTCCAAGTGGACCATTTGGATCTAAAAGTGGGGGAATCATTCACGTTCCATATCATTCCCGGAGAAGAATCGGAAGAGCAGTCCGTTTTCGTAAATTATCGAGACATCGTAAACGATCTAAAGATAGGGGATCGAGTTACCGTAGATAACGGTCTGATCAATCTTGTTGTGGAAGAAATACAAGAAACCGCTTTAAAGTGTAAAGTGGTGGATGGTGGTAAATTAGGTTCTCGTAAACATATTAATTTACCTGGGATCCGGGTGAATTTGCCTTCTATCACTCAGAAGGATCACAAAGATATTCTCTTCGGTTTAGAAGAAGATGTGGACTTCATTGCACTTTCTTTCGTGCGCTCAGCAGAGGACATACATCAGCTAAGACAGATTATCGAAGAGAATAACGGGCATTCTGCGATCGTTGCAAAGATCGAAGATCAAGAAGCAGTCAAGAATATGGTTGAGATCGTAGATGCTGCGGATGGGGTCATGGTGGCGAGAGGTGATCTGGGTGTCGAATTGCCGATCGAAGAATTGCCTTTGATCCAAAGAGCGATCATCAAAGAATGCGCGATCAAAGGAAAGAGAGTGATCGTAGCGACTCACCTTTTAGAGTCTATGATCAATAATCCTTCTCCAACTCGCGCAGAAGTGACTGACGTTGCAAACGCAGTCTTCGAAGAAGCGGACGCAATCATGCTTTCCGGAGAAACTGCTGCAGGAAAATTTCCTGTCCGTTGCGTGGAGATGTTACATAAAATTTCCGAAAGAGTTGAGAAAGCGCCCGGACTTGGATACGTTTTGGAAAGAGTTCCTTCTACTAAAAAGGAAGAAATGGCTCGATCTGCTGCTCTTCTTTCCG is a genomic window of Leptospira langatensis containing:
- the pyk gene encoding pyruvate kinase translates to MKNELVNYRKTKIICTIGPATADKKMIQALAESGMNIARLNMSHGNHDFHRSVIRSIKALNKDVLKHPIAILLDTQGPEIRTGDLQVDHLDLKVGESFTFHIIPGEESEEQSVFVNYRDIVNDLKIGDRVTVDNGLINLVVEEIQETALKCKVVDGGKLGSRKHINLPGIRVNLPSITQKDHKDILFGLEEDVDFIALSFVRSAEDIHQLRQIIEENNGHSAIVAKIEDQEAVKNMVEIVDAADGVMVARGDLGVELPIEELPLIQRAIIKECAIKGKRVIVATHLLESMINNPSPTRAEVTDVANAVFEEADAIMLSGETAAGKFPVRCVEMLHKISERVEKAPGLGYVLERVPSTKKEEMARSAALLSDSIKSPAIIVITRRGTTALNVASFHPRHPLIYAFTNMTTVRRKLWLTRSVIPYRIDFSSDPEKTIKLAIETLKTSGRVKEGDQVVILSDIIAGADRVETIQVRDVK